A window of Pleuronectes platessa chromosome 20, fPlePla1.1, whole genome shotgun sequence genomic DNA:
TACAAGAGGAATGGTGAGACTTTAGGTCAAGGTTCAAGCTCTGGTGGATGGAATTATCTGTACACATGATTATTAATCTATTTGTCTGCTGGCTTGTTGAAGACAAGCAGATTAGGATTTCAGGTGTTTATTATATCTCAGTGGAACAAAAGTGGACCCAGTTTCAATTTAAGCTGCAGGTACTCTGGGGTGAGGGAACAAAATCGAACAGTACCATAACCATGGCAAACTATTTCAATGAACTATATtagctgtgttgtgtgtttgccaaGGATTTTTCCAAATTCTCAATAAATGTCCATAACTGACTTCTGGAAACATGTGAGTCTTTTCATGGGTTCCGCTCATATATATCCAGTCTCCTCCCTTCATTTAAAAGGGAATCCTATAGTGCCAATAACAGCCAAGGCACAGTATtataatgaaacatatttggCCACTGAACCCATCCTTGAACCTCTTGTTGTAAAGGGGTTTTTCTCATTCTCTCATGTATTTGTGAATTAATTATAGCCCCATTAAAAGCAAAGGCACATTATTTGAATGACCTGTGTTAATAGTGTTAGTGGGGGACACAACTGAAGCATGTACGTGTTTGAATGGTGTGTTTGCAAAGGGTTTTGTGGGCGGTGGATTTTTGAAAATTTTCAGTAAATGTCCAATGTTGAATcctcaaaacaaatgaaaatctcTTCATATATGTctccctttattttttttgaattaaataattcataatgGCATCGTTGACAGTCAAGGCACGTAATTTCAATATTGGCCCTGAACCCACTGTGTAGCCACTGGTCGTTagtggtgtggtgtggtgtggtttGGTTTGAGGGTTCAGTCAGTTTGCtttggtgcatgtgtgcatcGAGGGTAAATGGGATCTCTACACGCAGTCTAGATGCAGatcagcacctcctcctccccgggtCTCCTCTCTGGCATCTCCCGGTGATTCCTCCACATTCGCCAGCCCCGACTCTCCCTGCGCGTAACCGCCTCAGCCGCTCGGCTCCTCGTCTCAACCCTCCACCGctgagctccacacacacacacacacacgcgcaacaTCAGCTGATCCGTCACGTGGTCTGCTGTCGTCTGGGTCTCTCTTGCAAAATGGAGTTGTCCGAGTCTGTGCAGATAGGGCTGCGCTCCTTCGCCGACCCGTCCTGCCTCGACCACACCGTCTTCCCGGCGCTGGTGGACGCCTCTTTCCGCAGCCTGCTGTCGGCGCACGGTGACCCCGGAGTCCTCGGTGAGCTGCcgcctctctgctctcctctccccgCCGCCGCTGCCGCTTTTGTCTCCGCCGCTGCTTCCGGTTTCCCTCCGTGCGGACGTGTGGAGGAGCTTGCTCGGTGGATTTCTCTCTCCTGCGAGTTTCTCCCCCTGTATTTTTAGTACGATCTGTAAACagggcgctgatctctgagctaAAGCGACCTTAGCTCGTGTTTTCGCtaaggcccccccccctgcatgttTAACACTCAGCAGCGACCACTCGGGATCCCCTTTGTCATTAAAACTGCCATCAAGTCCCCTCAGTATGTTAGAAAAGACCATGTTAGTCCTTTTAAATCatcattaaaatgttaataGTGGATACACACCCGATCGTGCGCTTTAATCGCCCTTTTGGCAGGTCCTTGAACGCACCAGCGCTCTGTGTATGGCTGCTGGTGATATGCTTTGAATGTGAGCAGTAAATATAACCTGAATTATGCAAAATGACAGGAAGGAGCACTTCTACAACAGGGAGGACAACGCTCAGATAAAAGCTCCTCAGTGTACTCCAGCTGTTTGCTCTGCACCGCAACTTCTGCAGCATCACGGTTCAATTCGTGTGCAGCAACAATAAATGAATCTGTCCAGCAGAAAACAGCAGAATAATTTAGAAAGTGAAATGTCCactatgcaaacaaacaaagagcacCCCCCTCCCGCTGCAGCTGAGGGGCCCATTCACATGCAAATCATCATTGATTCCTATTCTGCACGTCAATCTGGGGGAACCCAAGTATGGATCGcaagtagaaaagaaaaaaacctatAGCGCACAATGATTTCTACCAGGAGATAGGCGGGTTGTTGTGTATCTGCGTGATCCAGCCTTACACCGTGTCCCCTGCGCGCAGATCAGCCCGAGCTGCAGCACATCGACCGGGTCCTGCTGAAGCAGAGCCACGCTGCAGCCGCCACCTTCATCCTGGAGGCGACCAAACACAACGCAGACAGGTCCACGATCAGGTAGGAGACGGTCCGACGTGCACGTTGCCTTATTATTAGTGGTAGTAGTAGgcccaaccccccacccccctcacaTGCACAGGCTCATTAGTCATTAGTTGCCATGTAACGCGATGGCTGTGAAATCTGTGCTCACATCACGTGTATGTGACAGGAAATATGTTGCACTAAATCATGTTGTTTGCACGTGGCTGGTCCTATTACACGTATATTGCACTTTAATGTCATCTGCTAATTTCATCTCCCATGGGAGCGTGAACCCAGCTGAAGATGTCTGCAGGACATTGATGAAATGGATTAAAAGAAAATGCTGTGTTATTTTCtgcaaaataactaaataaactgGAGGTGAGATGAGTTCCATGCTGTGGTGCTATGTGGCATGTATTTTCCACATGGGATGTTCTGACAACAGCATTGTTCCCACAGAAAAGACAGTGGGTCTAATAGTCAGTTTTGGAGTATTGATATTATAAACTTTTAAAATGGCTCTGAGGCAATATTTTCTGAGTGATTGATGAAATTGCAATGTGTGCAAATCTCTTCAAAAAAGTTTGTAAAAATTTGCCCATTTCAGTTCAAATTTTGCTTTTTGTGTATAATGTATAAATAGAGAGGAGGATCATAAACTTTCTTTATCATAAACCATGTGACATTAATTaatactgaaaaaaagaaagataaatgaTTTCTACTAGACATTAGATCATCAGTACTGATACACTTGCATCAGGTTATCATGGGtgttgaggatgaggaggataaaCCCTCGGATGCtgttggtgcatgtgtgtgatcacCAAACAAACAGGCATCCTAATTCAGCTGCAGAATTCCTGTTTCtgactcttcttttttttttttactccattAAAACCCCCATGTACTTTTAGGTTGTTGTGAACGTCTTCATATATTTAACAACATTTGATGTGTGACTGCAAACAATGTAGACAACAGTTTCCCCACTACATAGGAGTAAAGCACTTTTTTTTGGATTaggaaaaacacatgttttaaagccaactattttttttaagtgtatcATATATTGAGTTGTTTATTTGAATATAACATTtgctaaataaaatgttttcctctcacAGTTCCTGCCTTGAGGAACTCAACTTCAGTGCAGAGAGAATAGAAATCTTCTATAACACCTATCAGGTATATTTCAAACAATGTTGCACATgttaaatcttaattttttctatGTGGTCCTGTAGTTTTTCGCAG
This region includes:
- the commd3 gene encoding COMM domain-containing protein 3, whose product is MELSESVQIGLRSFADPSCLDHTVFPALVDASFRSLLSAHGDPGVLDQPELQHIDRVLLKQSHAAAATFILEATKHNADRSTISSCLEELNFSAERIEIFYNTYQTHKKELARLLASIGKRAPHVNDVSWRLQYHIKNGQVDKVNEPSYLISLNTENEGSSEDVNFTCTMEQLQDLVGKLKDAAKSVEKASQM